In a genomic window of Trichoderma atroviride chromosome 4, complete sequence:
- a CDS encoding uncharacterized protein (EggNog:ENOG41), producing MPKSLRSILGDSNRVRKPSRPSPARQNATATPRASPSPSPRKGKKPAPKRRDPDAEEFQEKLSDVGIAKILEEELTLRDVVQAMRYIRGKMFTPVPPTGFKSTRTTELLNYRLSVPPIVTIGHLNAILTSPSKVEREVVELSRSGVLRKVRVERRGGMGEALVESTDLEAMIRNTGMSDASKDEFLKFLKENPTAQTLPRGAIKHSHVDELVRAGFLTSSLQAAPGTTLHVRPEDRTTLTSIHHVSRFASGTVSAVGGQNAIHLAGGGGGAPTLTGSSVSSSGASDFRIAVPGHGRYLKLAEGAVDWLREMLDKTKWGEAPENWFRERFEGGGLYGLRWKDFWGVEWEWVLGQAAGLGIVEVFETGSVGRGVRALGG from the coding sequence ATGCCAAAGAGCTTACGATCCATCCTGGGCGATTCCAACCGAGTGAGAAAACCAAGCAGGCCCAGCCCTGCAAGACAAAACGCCACTGCTACTCCTAGAGCTTCaccgtctccatctcctcggaAAGGCAAGAAGCCGGCgccgaagagaagagacccGGACGCCGAAGAATTCCAGGAGAAACTCTCGGATGTCGGCATCGCCAAGATACTTGAGGAGGAGCTGACGCTGAGAGATGTGGTCCAGGCGATGAGATACATCCGGGGGAAGATGTTCACGCCTGTGCCGCCTACGGGATTCAAGTCTACGCGGACGACGGAGCTTCTCAACTACAGGCTGAGCGTGCCGCCTATTGTCACGATTGGGCACCTAAACGCCATCCTCACCTCGCCGTCAAAAGTGGAGCGGGAAGTCGTCGAGCTCTCTAGAAGCGGCGTGCTGCGCAAAGTGAGAGTCGAGAGACGCGGCGGCATGGGCGAGGCCCTCGTCGAGTCGACCGACCTGGAGGCCATGATCCGAAACACGGGAATGTCTGACGCCTCCAAGGATGAGTTTCTAAAGTTTCTCAAGGAGAATCCCACGGCCCAGACGCTTCCGAGGGGCGCCATCAAACACAGTCACGTCGATGAGCTTGTGAGGGCTGGATTCCTGACGAGTTCGCTGCAGGCGGCGCCAGGAACAACACTCCACGTCCGCCCAGAGGACCGCACGACGCTGACGTCGATCCATCACGTATCCCGCTTTGCTTCCGGCACGGTATCAGCGGTAGGAGGCCAGAACGCGATCCATctcgccggcggcggcggcggcgcgccGACTCTGACGGGCTCGTCGGTGTCGTCCTCCGGGGCGTCTGATTTCCGCATCGCCGTGCCGGGCCACGGGCGGTATctgaagctggccgaggGAGCGGTCGACTGGCTCCGCGAGATGCTCGACAAGACGAAATGGGGCGAGGCGCCGGAGAATTGGTTCAGGGAGCGGTTTGAGGGGGGAGGGCTGTACGGGCTGCGGTGGAAGGACTTTTGGGGCGTGGAGTGGGAGTGGGTGCTGGGCCAggcggctgggctgggcATCGTGGAGGTTTTTGAGACGGGCAGCGTGGGAAGAGGCGTGAGGGCGCTGGGAGGATGA
- a CDS encoding uncharacterized protein (BUSCO:EOG092D3VHN) — translation MYGDSGIKLVQHAKRTQNLAHLPPYQTELVRAVTREVRDLNKDVDDLLEPFQGSFDPSEDQAVAYTLLVNHISMRRNKRCLLAYHRTRTDKLEELVWNGADVVDLSGQQVRDGSSRNSTGLTSGDGSTSSLSPQEEDYVRQYGDLLAAYKGQWTDIDLTGSLEPPRDLFIDVRVLKDAGEIQTEYGAITLTKNSQFYVRQGDVERLIAQGYLQKLS, via the exons ATGTATGGAGATTCGGGCATCAAGCTG GTTCAACACGCCAAGAGAACGCAGAATCTGGCCCATCTGCCTCCATACCAGACTGAGCTTGTTCGAGCAGTGACCAGAGAAGTCAGAGACCTCAACAAGGATGTCGATGATCTTCTCGAGCCCTTCCAAGGCTCATTCGACCCGTCAGAAGACCAGGCAGTCGCATATACGTTGCTCGTGAATCACATCTCAATGCGCAGAAATAAACGATGTTTGCTGGCATATCACAGAACTCGCACTGATAAATTGGAAGAGCTCGTCTGGAATGGCGCGGATGTGGTTGATCTGTCTGGCCAACAAGTACGAGATGGTTCGTCTAGGAATAGCACAGGATTGACGAGCGGCGATGGATCTACGAGCAGCCTTAGCCCACAGGAAGAAGACTATGTGCGGCAGTACGGCGATTTGCTGGCAGCATACAAGGGCCAATGGACAGACATTGATCTCACTGGCAGCCTGGAGCCGCCGCGGGATCTGTTCATCGACGTTCGTGTTCTCAAAGATGCGGGAGAAATTCAGACAGAATATGG GGCAATTACTTTGACAAAGAACAGCCAGTTCTACGTCCGGCAGGGAGATGTGGAGCGGCTTATTGCCCAAGGATATCTGCAGAAGCTCAGCTGA
- a CDS encoding uncharacterized protein (TransMembrane:12 (o177-200i212-232o265-287i299-321o347-364i371-394o414-433i440-460o480-502i509-529o535-554i566-597o)): MRTLWMEACGVPQGLSSKSPNRRRQKNKKKEHELGRKGGPSALANLLKRSSPPSSLLEQNNNIPQTRVENVDADQAQSSPIDETPHRPEAAATEDSEYTPLLGSRTSGSGDTSSTSVDLEGQKTLARTRWLRGLAARRQKAKHHVIRIAKIASSPRSWNGKAIWETAVVDPVSCLPAVAVGLLLNILDALSYGMILFPLGTPIFSHLGSAGISIYYVSTIVAQLVFSTGSIFRGAVGSELIEVVPFFHNMAAKILDMVGEDNPDAVIATTIVAYALSSMLTGLVFYLMGKFKFGYMVGFIPRHILIGCIGGVGWFLIATGFEVSARLEGSLEYDLDTLGKLFETKTIPLWICPLILAIILFYGQMKGASKYFLPLFILAIPLVFYLFVFSLDVLDPSTLRDHGWIFVGPPPDEPWWYFYTLYQFQLVHWRAIVEVIPAMFALTFFGILHVPINVPALALNSGEDHADLDKELRLHGYSNFVSGCIGSIQNYLVYANTVFFLRSGGNRRLAGYMLALLTFGVMVIGPSIIGWIPVMMVGTLIFDLGFELLLEAVWLPRKKLRPAEYLTVIVIVLVMGIYDFVVGIGVGILLAFVSLIIQTSRVSAIRASYDGDVATSTVRRNPSQDNYLQKVGRQIYIMKLTGYLFFGTVVSVEAKIRALLDDHAFAQKPIKFLVLDMWHVSGLDYSAGEAFNTISRILNKKGVHFMLSGIDSESELGRSLRAVGLGSGNIEVMMLPDLNSALESCENELLKTLYARQEELNSAKSSTENLDVPTASTTLASLDAPLNSPRRNYLAEAAHDALNSVEIQRRSRWQSFNEPLRLMLQIFQGLSDKNEDFWFQSTPYFTRKEYPAGTTLFKRGEPADGFYLLERGIIRAEYDLPQGWLCESIVAGTTLGELPFFSETSRTATAQVERDCTVWLMDLESWKKLQQKEPEIAREFLKISLKLTSERMSAITSYILTTAG, encoded by the exons ATGCGGACTCTATGGATGGAAGCGTGCGGCGTTCCTCAGGGACTATCCTCGAAGTCTCCGAACCGCCGTCGccagaagaacaagaagaaggaacaCGAACTGGGGAGGAAGGGGGGGCCGTCTGCGCTTGCGAATTTATTAAAGAGATCGTCTCCTCCGTCGTCTTTACTGGAgcaaaacaacaacatcccGCAAACTCGAGTTGAGAATGTCGACGCCGACCAAGCCCAATCCTCGCCAATTGACGAGACACCGCACCGTCCAGAAGCAGCCGCAACGGAAGACTCAGAATATACCCCTCTCCTTGGTAGCCGAACATCTGGATCAGGAGATACTAGTAGCACTAGCGTTGATCTTGAAGGGCAAAAGACGCTGGCACGGACGAGGTGGCTGCGCGGACTGGCTGCGCGGCGCCAGAAAGCGAAGCATCATGTCATTCGGATTGCAAAGATAGCTTCCAGCCCACGAAGCTGGAATGGAAAGGCTATTTGGGAGACTGCTGTTGTCGACCCAGTTTCTTGTCTTCCGGCGGTCGCTGTCGGTCTGCTACTGAACATCTTGGATGCCTTGTCATATG GCATGATTCTATTTCCACTTGGAACGCctattttctctcatctAGGATCTGCTGGTATTTCTATATACTATGTCAGCACAATTGTGGCGCAACTCGTCTTTTCTACGGGCAGTATATTTCGAGGGGCGGTGGGATCTGAACTG ATTGAAGTTGTTCCCTTCTTTCACAACATGGCAGCCAAGATTTTAGACATGGTTGGTGAAGACAACCCCGATGCAGTCATCGCCACGACGATTGTCGCTTATGCTCTAAGCTCCATGCTGACTGGCTTGGTGTTCTACCTCATGGGGAAATTTAAATTTGGCTACATGGTGGGATTTATCCCTAGGCACATCCTGATAGGATGTATAGGCGGTGTCGGGTGGTTCTTAATAGCTACGGGCTTCGAGGTTTCAGCTCGGCTAGAAGGGAGTCTCGAATATGACCTCGATACGTTGGGGAAGCTCTTTGAAACCAAAACCATCCCGCTCTGGATATGCCCTCTAATTTTGGCCATTATCCTATTCTATGGTCAGATGAAAGGCGCATCCAAATACTTTCTTCCCCTATTTATATTGGCTATTCCCCTCGTCTTCTatctctttgtcttctcgCTTGACGTATTAGACCCAAGCACACTCCGAGATCATGGATGGATCTTTGTGGGACCTCCGCCGGACGAACCTTGGTGGTACTTTTATACCTTGTACC AGTTTCAGCTGGTTCACTGGAGAGCCATCGTTGAGGTGATCCCGGCCATGTTTGCTTTGACTTTCTTTGGCATTCTTCACGTCCCTATCAATGTCCCTGCGTTGGCGCTCAACTCCGGAGAAGACCATGCCGATTTGGATAAAGAACTAAGGCTCCATGGTTATTCCAATTTTGTCTCGGGTTGTATAGGCAGCATTCAAAACTACTTGGTTTATGCCAACACCGTCTTTTTCCTGCGATCTGGAGGCAACAGACGGCTTGCTGGCTATATGCTTGCGCTTCTCACCTTTGGTGTCATGGTTATTGGGCCTAGCATCATTGGATGGATTCCCGTCATGATGGTTGGAACGCTGATTTTTGACCTTGGATTCGAACTACTGCTTGAGGCGGTGTGGTTGCCACGAAAGAAGCTTAGGCCTGCAGAGTACCTCACCGTCATTGTCATTGTTCTTGTCATGGGCATCTACGATTTTGTCGTAGGCATTGGTGTCGGAATATTGCTAGCATTTGTCTCACTCATTATTCAGACATCGAGAGTGTCGGCCATTCGAGCGTCCTACGATGGCGACGTCGCTACTTCAACCGTCAGACGCAACCCTTCACAAGACAACTACCTGCAAAAGGTTGGGCGGCAAATCTACATCATGAAACTCACAGGGTATCTGTTCTTCGGCACAGTCGTCAGCGTGGAGGCCAAGATTCGAGCACTCCTGGACGACCATGCGTTTGCTCAAAAGCCGATCAAgttcctcgtcctcgacatGTGGCATGTTAGTGGGCTTGACTATTCTGCGGGCGAGGCCTTTAACACGATCAGCCGGATATTGAATAAAAAGGGCGTGCACTTTATGCTCAGTGGTATAGACTCTGAGAGCGAACTCGGTCGGAGTCTGCGAGCTGTGGGGTTGGGGAGCGGCAACATTGAAGTCATGATGTTGCCTGACCTGAACTCAGCATTGGAAAGCTGTGAAAACGAGTTGCTAAAGACTCTCTACGCtagacaagaagagctgAACTCGGCAAAGAGCAGCACGGAAAATCTAGATGTCCCAACAGCATCGACAACGTTGGCCTCTTTGGACGCGCCGCTCAACTCTCCGCGCCGCAATTATCTTGCGGAGGCGGCACATGACGCCCTCAACAGCGTTGAAATCCAGCGTCGCTCTAGATGGCAGAGTTTTAATGAACCGCTGCGACTTATGCTGCAGATTTTCCAGGGGCTAAGCGACAAGAATGAAGACTTTTGGTTCCAATCAACGCCCTACTTTACGCGCAAGGAATACCCTGCTGGCACGACCCTATTCAAACGCGGCGAGCCGGCAGATGGCTTTTACCTCTTGGAGCGTGGCATCATCCGAGCAGAATACGACCTTCCTCAAGGTTGGCTTTGCGAAAGCATCGTAGCTGGCACTACCTTGGGCGAGCTGCCCTTCTTTTCCGAAACGAGCCGTACGGCAACAGCACAAGTCGAGAGAGACTGCACTGTGTGGCTGATGGATCTGGAGTCTTGGAAGAAGCTTCAGCAGAAGGAACCTGAAATTGCAAGAGAATTTCTCAAGATCTCGCTAAAGTTGACGAGCGAGCGTATGAGTGCCATCACGTCATATATTCTGACTACAGCTGGATGA